In Bradyrhizobium paxllaeri, the genomic stretch TCGGCCAGCGTCGACAGCGGCAGGTCGATCCCTTCGGCCTTGAAGCGCGCACTCTGGCGGTTGAGCGGGATATGCATACCGAACTTGTCGAACAGCATCGTCGCCAGCAATTGTGGGCCGATGAAGCCGCGCGGCGTCGCATGGAACGGCGCCGGCGGCTGGCTGATCTTCTCGCAATCGCGGCAGGTAAATTTCTCCCGTACCGTCTCGATCAGCTTGAAGCGCCGCGGGATCTCCTCCAGCGTCCCGGTCACATCCTCACCGATCTTCGCCAGCCGCGATCCACCGCAGCAGGCACAGGTCGTTGGAGCTTCAATGACGATGCGTTCGCGTTCGATGTCGTCCGGCCATGGCTTGCGCACCGGCCGCTTGCGCATGAAGGGGCGGACGTTCTGCGTCTTCGCCGCGGCGGCCTGCGCGGCAAGCTCATCCTCGCTCGCTGTGGTGACGAGTTCTTCGAGCTCCAACTCCAGCTGCTCGAGCAGCCGTGCCGAGCGCTCGGAGCGCTGCCCGTACAGTTCGCGTTTCAGCTTCTCGATCCGCAGCTCGAGATGCGCGATCAGCGCCTCGGTATCCGACAGTTGCGCCTGCGCATTCGCGGCTTGCGCCTGCCAGTTGGCAGCCACCGCCTCAGCTCGCAGCCGTGCCTCACGCTCGGCCTGCAGCGCCGCCAGGGCACTGACGAGGTCCGATGGAAGATCGTCCGGCTTCGATATCATGAAGCCATTGAATCAGATCAAGCAGCAGATTCAAACCGTAAAAGCGGCTATCCGACCCGCGTCGGCCGATGGGTTTCTTGTGGGTTACGCCAATCGATCCCGGACAGCAGATAGCTCAACTGCGCCGGCGAGATCGTTACCGATTCACCGGCAACCGATGGCCAGATGAACTTTCCTCTCTCGAGTCTTTTTGTGAACAAGCAGGCTCCCTGGCCATCGTGCCAGATCGCCTTCACAAGATCGCTGCGGCGACCGCGGAAGACGAACAGATGACCGCTGAGCGGGTCTTTGTGCAGCACCTCCTGCACTTGGAGTGCCAGCGACGGAAAGCCTCTGCGCATATCCGTGTAGCCTGTCGCGAGCCACACTCGCACATTCCCCGG encodes the following:
- the tnpB gene encoding IS66 family insertion sequence element accessory protein TnpB (TnpB, as the term is used for proteins encoded by IS66 family insertion elements, is considered an accessory protein, since TnpC, encoded by a neighboring gene, is a DDE family transposase.), translating into MWLATGYTDMRRGFPSLALQVQEVLHKDPLSGHLFVFRGRRSDLVKAIWHDGQGACLFTKRLERGKFIWPSVAGESVTISPAQLSYLLSGIDWRNPQETHRPTRVG